In the genome of Bacteroidota bacterium, the window CTTGAGCAAATGATTAGCATGAATTAGTAAAATGAATAAGGATAGAAAGACTAATTGTATCAGAGAATGTAGTAACACATGTTCCCAAAATGTTGACTTGCCAAGTGTTTCATGGAAATTCTGAGAGATATGTATAAATGAAAAGTCTCTTATTTCTATTTGGAAAGATGACCATGCAATTGAGAAAAGCAGGACAATAAGAATAGGCATACTAATCCAAAACAATTTCTTTTTTTCTGTTTCAGGCGATTTTAAAAATCGACTTAGTCCTAGTCCTGCGAAAATCAGAAAAGCCAATTGAGTAAAATAACTAAAATAAGATGGAAACCTGAATAGATTCATTAAGGGGAAATAGTCATATAAGAACTTTCGAATCGGAAGGTATTCGCCAAATGATGCGAGCAAGCAAAACAAGGAAAGTAATAATATCAGCCAGTATTTAATCTTGTTTTTTCTTAATAGGAAGCTGATCGAAAAAATCAGCATAATTAAGCCGATGTAAATATTAGCCATTGATAAATCGGTGTTAAAAAAACTCGGATTTTTAACAGTAGCAAATGGAATAAGGAGGGAAACCAATGACTGTGGAGTAAGGGGATTAATTAATGCACTTTGCAAACTTATTCCATCAGCAATTTCGGTTAGCCCCTGCATTTGAATGATCGAGATAATACTAACAGAACTTAAAAGCAGCGTAAATACAAGAAATAGAAAATTTAAACCAATGTGTTTTCCAATATTTCTCCAGTTCATTAACCGTAACTCTCGTAGCAAGAAGTAGAATAAAATGGCAAGCAATACATAGGAAAGAATTATGGTGAATGTTTGATAGCCATTTGATATGAGCAAAAACATAAAAATAGATGCTTTTATCACATGCCGGATTTTGCCTTCTTCATTAAATCGAAAATAGTTTAGCAAAATGTAGGGAATCCATACCGCAGATATCAATGCAAATAATGCCTGAGCATGTCCAACAAAAAATCCGGAGAGGATAAATGCAATTCCACTTATTAAGGAAGCTTGCTCATTTGTGCCAAAATATTTTGCCAGATTATAGACACCCCAGCCTCCGATAACAAGATAGATAATGAATAAGAAGTGTAAAGTGTAATTGGTGTAGCCAGAAAATATTCCTACTAATATTGTTTCAGGATACCAACTCGGACATTGCATGTCGGCATAAATAGGATAGCCCATTTGCTGGTAGGGATTCCAAAGTGGAAGTATACCTTCATTCCAGCATTCACCAGCAAAATAGCGAAAGGGAAGTACGACATCTATCATGTCCCATTTCAAACAACTATTCATGAAAGAAATGGGCCAATAGGCAATAATAGCAACAACTATAAGAATTAGTAAAGTGCGAAATGGGAATTTTTGTTTTTCGTAAATCATGCATAGGAGCTTACGCAATCAAATATCGATAAATATTAGCAATCTAAAGATTAATTGATTTCTCTTATAGGATTAATTGAATTAACATTCCTTACAGGTTAGTTGCTAATGAATTAGATTGAAAAACTTTTTAAATTAATTTAAACAATCAAAGAAGTATATTTATATTTGCACCCCCTAAAGAAAAAAACATGTACGCAATAGTAGACATAACAGGACATCAGTATAAGGTTGAAAAAGACCAAACACTGTTAGTGAATCAGGTTGAGGGAAAAGCTGGAGATTCAATTGAATTTAGCAAAGTTCTTCTTTCAGATAATGATGGTAAGGTAAAAATTGGAACACCTAGTATTAAAGGTGCAAAGGTTACTGCCACTATTGTTGAGCAGATGAAAGGTGAAAAAGTGATCGTTTTCAAAAAGAAGAGACGTAAGGGTTATAGAGTGAAGAACGGTCACAGACAATTATTATCAAAAATTCAGATTACTGAAATTAAAAACTAAAAATTATGGCACATAAGAAAGGTGCGGGTAGTTCATCGAACGGACGCGAATCACATAGTAAACGCTTAGGTATTAAAATTTTTGGTGGGCAAGTAGTGAAAGCCGGAAATATTATTGTACGTCAAAGAGGAACAAGACATCATCCTGGAGAAAATGTAGGTTTAGGAAAAGATCATACAATTTTTGCTAAAGTAGCTGGTGTTGTTGCCTTCAGAAAAAGAAAGGACAATAAGTCTTTTATTTCTGTAATTCCTGCTGAGAACAATTAGAAATTAAATTTTTAAAATATACAAGCCTTACTGCATATTGTGGTAAGGCTTTTTTTTATGTAGAAATATTTTGAAAATAGTAATCTACTCCAATGCTAACTTCCTGTTTGTACTTCTAAGTATAAACACTATCGTTACACTCAATAATGCTGCAAAAAAGCACCAAACAGATGTAAGGTGTTCAAAATAGACTATTGCTGTAACTGCACAGGACAAAAACATCAGTGAACCGAAATAGTACATACGCCTATTACTTGATATGAAAAATGGAGTAATAGTGGCAATGAGATAAAAGGAGAATACTACATGTTTTAATGCTTGAGGGAAATCAGTTGCATATATAATGTGATAGCTTTTAATTTGAGGGTATACATTGAAAAATAATAGGCAAAAAGTGAAGTACAACGAAACAGCCATTCCAGTAAATAAAAGTATTTTCAAAGGCTTTTTTCTTTTTTGATTTTCTTCCATATTAAGCACTGACAATGGAATTATGGTTGGCCAGATTATTTGAGCAAATAGAAGAAATGCATAGGTCGCAAATTTTTGTAAAATTTCAAGATCTGGACTTGGGAGTGCTAACCAAACTACACCTTCTGTTATTTGTTGCACACCAAAAAGCAAAGGAATAATTGCAAATACTACTTGTGTTGGTTTTTTAACTTTTGCTATGCATGCAACTCCTACTGAAGAAATAATAGCACCACTTATAAAACTTGCTCCTGCTGAAAAGCACATTTTCTGAGTAATTGTTAGTTAGAGAAATTTTTCTGCATGTGAAATTACAAAAACTAAATGAAACATAAGTAACTACCTCTCCGTAGTCTGTAGTAAGGTTTTTGTGAGGAGGGGACTACGGAGCTGTTCAGAAAATCATGTCAAAATTATCAGATAGTATTTTGGTTTCAATTATATCAACAAGACAAATAGCCTATTGAAATAATAGATTGAATGTAATATTATGGAGTTAACTGCGAGATTATTGGGTTGTTTGTAGTCCCTTGCCTCAACACCCTTTCTGCAGACTACAAACAGGATGGGATTCATAAGGT includes:
- the rplU gene encoding 50S ribosomal protein L21, giving the protein MYAIVDITGHQYKVEKDQTLLVNQVEGKAGDSIEFSKVLLSDNDGKVKIGTPSIKGAKVTATIVEQMKGEKVIVFKKKRRKGYRVKNGHRQLLSKIQITEIKN
- the rpmA gene encoding 50S ribosomal protein L27, with the protein product MAHKKGAGSSSNGRESHSKRLGIKIFGGQVVKAGNIIVRQRGTRHHPGENVGLGKDHTIFAKVAGVVAFRKRKDNKSFISVIPAENN